Proteins from one Chitinophaga oryzae genomic window:
- the aspD gene encoding aspartate 4-decarboxylase, with product MALTKIKTSRKREHLLESLSPFQLKDDLINLAEEESRKAATVMLNAGRGNPNWVATTPREAFFTLGLFGIEECRRVMDNAEGLAGIPEKKGIAKRFEKFLSANKTAPGIDLLQKTYKYGLKQHGYDADSWVHELAESVIGDQYPVPDRMLAHMEPIVHDYIIQEMCNNEPPAGKYDLFAVEGGTAAMCYIFDSLMQNFLIKKGDKIALMVPVFTPYIEIPELDRYSFKVVEIKSNSMNKEGRHTWQYPDSELEKLKDPSIRILFAVNPSNPPSAAIHPESLKKIVKIVKKDNPGLMVVTDDVYGTFVPGFKSLMAAIPYNTIGVYSFSKYFGCTGWRLGVIAIHQKNMFDDNIRRLSPAVTKTLNKRYGSITLEPAKLTFIDRMVADSRQVALNHTAGLSVPQQTQMMLFSAFALLDTKNKYKQLTQVLVQKRLKLLWDQLEIPLVKDPLNAGYYSEIDIQVWAEKVYGDKFFKWLQQNFEPVDILFRLAEKTGVVLLNGGGFDGPEWSVRVSLANLPTEAYSVIGKRITEIMREYAGVWKSNGTLKK from the coding sequence ATGGCCCTCACAAAAATTAAAACCAGCAGAAAAAGAGAACACCTGCTCGAAAGCCTGAGTCCTTTTCAATTGAAAGACGACCTGATCAACCTCGCGGAGGAAGAAAGCCGTAAAGCGGCTACGGTGATGCTGAACGCAGGAAGAGGTAATCCCAACTGGGTGGCGACTACGCCCCGGGAAGCCTTCTTTACCCTCGGACTGTTCGGTATCGAAGAATGCCGCAGGGTGATGGACAATGCAGAGGGCCTGGCGGGGATCCCGGAGAAAAAAGGCATTGCTAAAAGATTCGAAAAATTTCTGTCTGCCAATAAAACAGCGCCTGGGATAGACCTGCTGCAGAAAACCTATAAATATGGCCTTAAACAACACGGTTACGACGCCGACAGCTGGGTGCATGAACTGGCGGAAAGCGTGATCGGCGATCAGTACCCGGTGCCGGACAGGATGCTGGCGCACATGGAGCCTATCGTGCACGACTATATTATCCAGGAGATGTGCAACAACGAACCGCCTGCCGGTAAATACGATCTCTTTGCCGTGGAAGGCGGTACGGCCGCCATGTGCTATATCTTTGACTCGCTGATGCAGAACTTCCTCATCAAAAAAGGAGACAAGATCGCTTTGATGGTACCGGTGTTTACGCCTTATATCGAAATACCGGAGCTGGACCGCTATAGTTTTAAAGTCGTGGAGATCAAGTCCAATTCCATGAACAAAGAGGGACGTCATACCTGGCAGTATCCCGACAGTGAGCTGGAAAAGCTGAAGGACCCGTCTATTCGTATATTGTTTGCCGTGAACCCCAGCAATCCGCCTTCTGCCGCCATTCATCCGGAGTCGCTGAAGAAGATCGTTAAAATTGTAAAGAAAGACAATCCCGGGCTGATGGTGGTAACGGACGATGTGTACGGTACTTTCGTACCCGGCTTTAAATCCCTGATGGCCGCTATTCCCTACAATACCATCGGCGTCTATTCCTTCTCCAAATACTTCGGTTGCACCGGATGGCGTTTAGGCGTGATCGCTATTCATCAGAAAAATATGTTCGACGATAACATCCGCCGGCTGTCTCCCGCTGTCACTAAGACGCTGAACAAACGTTACGGCAGTATTACGCTGGAACCGGCGAAGCTGACATTCATCGACCGCATGGTGGCCGACAGCCGACAGGTGGCCCTGAATCATACGGCAGGCCTGTCGGTGCCGCAGCAGACACAGATGATGCTGTTTTCCGCTTTTGCCCTGCTGGACACGAAAAATAAATACAAGCAGCTCACGCAGGTGCTGGTGCAGAAACGGCTGAAACTATTGTGGGACCAGCTGGAAATACCACTGGTAAAGGATCCGCTCAATGCCGGTTACTATTCAGAGATAGATATACAGGTATGGGCGGAAAAAGTATATGGCGACAAATTCTTTAAGTGGTTACAACAAAATTTTGAACCGGTAGATATCCTGTTCCGGCTGGCGGAGAAGACCGGCGTGGTGTTGCTGAACGGTGGCGGCTTCGACGGCCCGGAATGGTCGGTGCGCGTATCGCTGGCCAACCTGCCTACGGAAGCCTATTCCGTTATCGGCAAGCGCATCACGGAAATTATGCGTGAATACGCCGGTGTATGGAAAAGTAACGGAACTTTGAAAAAATAA
- the aspT gene encoding aspartate-alanine antiporter, producing the protein MQWMTHVLQQYPELAIFLTIALGFAIGPLKIKTFSLGTVTAVLLVGVLVGQLKIDISPTVKSVFFLMFLFAVGYSVGPQFFRGLKKTGLPQMGFAVLMLLTCLIFPWLCARFMGYNMGQAAGLLAGSQTISAVIGVAGDTINGLPLTAAQKTDYNNAIPVCYAVTYIFGTAGSAWVLASLAPAMLGGLEKVKKACKELEASMGAGDESSQPGMIPADTVVVFRAYTVTADWFGDGKTVQQLEKHLADEHVRLFVERLRQQNKLVDAAPDVVIRKGDKIVLSGRREDLMGERGLIGPEIQDAELLHFPAEALQILVAKKNIAGMKVSALRAQPFMHGIFIRSIKAADIEVPVMPDTVLERGDVLELVGLKKEVDRAAKEIGYADRPTEKTDMTFVGLGIVIGGLIGVLTVRIGGVPISLSTSGGALIIGLVFGWLRSQHPTFGRIPAPALWVMNNVGLNMFIAVVGITAGPGFVDGFKQVGISLFLVGAVATTLPLLAGVLMGKYIFKFHPALILGCTAGARTTTAALGAIQDAVDSKTPALGYTVTYAVGNTLLIIWGVVIVMLMR; encoded by the coding sequence TCCCACGGTGAAGTCTGTATTTTTCCTGATGTTTTTATTTGCGGTCGGCTATAGCGTAGGCCCCCAGTTTTTCCGCGGACTGAAGAAAACAGGGCTTCCGCAGATGGGTTTCGCCGTGCTGATGTTGCTGACCTGCCTTATCTTCCCCTGGCTCTGCGCGCGTTTTATGGGCTATAATATGGGACAGGCGGCAGGACTGCTGGCCGGGTCGCAGACCATATCCGCCGTGATCGGCGTGGCGGGAGATACCATCAATGGGTTGCCGCTGACCGCTGCACAGAAGACGGACTATAACAATGCCATACCAGTTTGTTACGCGGTGACTTATATATTCGGGACTGCCGGTTCGGCCTGGGTGCTGGCCAGCCTGGCGCCGGCCATGCTGGGGGGACTGGAGAAAGTGAAAAAAGCCTGCAAAGAGTTGGAAGCCTCCATGGGCGCGGGCGACGAAAGCTCGCAGCCGGGCATGATCCCTGCTGATACGGTGGTGGTTTTCCGTGCGTATACTGTTACTGCCGACTGGTTTGGCGATGGTAAAACAGTGCAACAGCTGGAAAAGCACCTGGCGGACGAGCATGTGCGTTTGTTTGTGGAACGGCTCAGGCAGCAGAACAAACTGGTAGATGCCGCGCCGGATGTGGTTATCCGTAAAGGCGATAAAATTGTTTTAAGTGGCCGTCGCGAAGACCTGATGGGCGAAAGAGGACTGATAGGCCCGGAGATACAGGACGCCGAACTGTTGCATTTCCCGGCGGAAGCACTACAGATACTGGTCGCAAAGAAAAATATTGCCGGCATGAAAGTCAGTGCGTTGAGAGCGCAACCCTTTATGCATGGCATCTTTATCCGCAGCATCAAAGCGGCAGACATAGAAGTGCCGGTGATGCCGGACACTGTGCTGGAAAGGGGAGATGTGCTGGAGCTGGTAGGACTTAAAAAAGAAGTGGACAGGGCTGCCAAAGAGATAGGCTACGCTGACAGGCCTACGGAGAAAACAGATATGACCTTCGTGGGGCTGGGTATCGTGATTGGCGGTTTAATAGGAGTGCTGACCGTGCGTATCGGCGGCGTGCCTATCAGTCTCAGTACCAGTGGCGGCGCGCTAATCATCGGTTTGGTGTTCGGCTGGCTCCGCTCGCAGCATCCTACATTTGGACGCATACCTGCACCCGCCTTGTGGGTGATGAACAATGTAGGACTGAATATGTTTATAGCTGTAGTAGGCATCACTGCCGGCCCTGGTTTCGTGGATGGCTTCAAACAGGTAGGCATCAGCCTTTTCCTGGTAGGCGCTGTTGCCACTACCTTGCCCCTGTTGGCAGGGGTGCTGATGGGCAAATATATTTTCAAATTCCACCCCGCATTGATACTGGGCTGCACCGCCGGCGCGCGCACTACCACCGCCGCCCTGGGCGCTATTCAGGATGCGGTGGACAGTAAAACGCCCGCCCTCGGATATACGGTTACCTACGCCGTGGGTAATACGCTGCTGATCATCTGGGGCGTGGTGATTGTCATGCTGATGCGATGA